Proteins found in one Nocardia brasiliensis ATCC 700358 genomic segment:
- a CDS encoding cytochrome P450 — MVPVEIWPAVPATLVIGYRTAVRILNDPEHMSADPRPWQKSVPSNLPIMPMIEWRPNALRSNGNTAEHTRYRKATNDALAGIDQHALRISVERSAVPLINSFCETGYADLLSQYCLPLVFTVLNLVLGCPPHVGQQVAEASKALFEGVDTVTVNAMLDSALLELTRLKRAQPGDDVTTRLVQHPAGLTDTEMIHQLVTCYSAGIEIPQNLVANTLLLMLTDRRRFMGNELGFPPSTRSALDEILAIDPPLANYCITYPLQPILIDNIWLPANQPVITSMAACNNSPELNTGDYAGNGWNLAWGAGPHACPMLARSVAQLIAHDAIDQLLDALPELELAVPAGELVWRPGPFHRALTQLPVTFPKAPPLNLR, encoded by the coding sequence ATGGTGCCGGTGGAGATCTGGCCCGCCGTGCCTGCCACCTTGGTGATCGGCTATCGCACTGCGGTCCGGATTCTGAACGACCCCGAACATATGTCCGCCGATCCGCGCCCATGGCAGAAATCGGTTCCATCGAATCTACCCATCATGCCGATGATCGAGTGGCGACCGAACGCGTTGCGCAGCAACGGAAACACCGCCGAGCACACGCGATACCGCAAGGCGACCAACGACGCCCTGGCCGGGATCGATCAACATGCCCTGCGAATCTCGGTGGAAAGGTCGGCGGTCCCGCTTATCAATTCCTTCTGCGAGACGGGATACGCGGATCTGCTGAGCCAATATTGCCTTCCTCTGGTGTTCACCGTGCTCAACCTGGTGCTCGGCTGCCCGCCACACGTTGGTCAGCAGGTCGCCGAAGCCAGTAAAGCCTTGTTCGAAGGAGTTGATACGGTGACGGTGAACGCGATGCTCGACTCCGCGCTGCTCGAACTTACCCGGCTCAAGCGTGCACAACCCGGCGACGACGTCACCACACGGCTGGTGCAGCATCCGGCCGGCCTGACCGACACGGAAATGATCCACCAACTCGTCACCTGTTACTCGGCAGGTATCGAGATTCCGCAGAACCTGGTCGCGAACACCTTGCTGCTGATGTTGACCGACCGGAGACGGTTCATGGGAAACGAGCTCGGGTTTCCCCCGTCGACCAGGTCTGCGCTGGATGAGATATTGGCAATCGATCCACCCCTGGCCAATTACTGCATCACTTACCCGTTGCAGCCCATTCTGATCGATAACATCTGGTTGCCTGCGAATCAGCCGGTGATCACCAGTATGGCGGCGTGCAACAACAGTCCTGAACTCAACACCGGCGACTACGCGGGCAACGGATGGAACCTGGCGTGGGGCGCGGGACCTCATGCCTGCCCTATGCTCGCTCGATCCGTCGCGCAGCTAATTGCGCACGACGCCATCGACCAACTGCTCGACGCCCTGCCGGAGTTGGAGCTCGCCGTCCCCGCCGGCGAACTCGTTTGGCGCCCGGGCCCGTTCCACCGCGCCCTCACCCAGTTGCCTGTCACGTTTCCCAAGGCACCACCGCTCAACCTCAGGTAA
- a CDS encoding class I SAM-dependent methyltransferase: MTQHRARRVTHSIGSPLDYLPAAGNGLLLPIYDLGTRLLGINRLYDELVSQAELEAGHQVLEIGCGTGNLVLRANADQPGAVIVGSDPDPRALALAEKKATKRTGIRFDRGYAQRLPYPDNEFDRVLSSMMLHHLGPEAKVAMAAEVKRVLRPGGRLHLVDIGGDMTPADGFAARMYLRNSRLADNLGSCISRLLETAGLHCAAIESIRHRVVGRLTFYRADNTA; encoded by the coding sequence ATGACTCAACATCGTGCACGTCGGGTAACTCACTCAATTGGTAGCCCTCTCGACTATCTGCCCGCGGCAGGCAATGGCCTGCTGCTGCCGATCTATGATCTCGGCACCCGGCTGCTGGGCATAAACAGGCTCTACGATGAACTCGTCAGCCAGGCTGAACTGGAAGCAGGACATCAAGTCCTCGAGATCGGCTGCGGCACCGGCAACCTCGTCCTGCGTGCCAATGCCGACCAACCCGGTGCCGTCATTGTCGGATCCGACCCCGACCCTCGAGCACTGGCCCTGGCCGAGAAGAAGGCGACCAAGCGAACCGGGATCCGATTCGATCGCGGCTACGCCCAACGACTGCCCTATCCTGACAACGAATTCGATCGTGTGCTGTCCTCGATGATGCTGCACCACCTCGGACCCGAGGCGAAGGTCGCCATGGCCGCAGAGGTGAAACGTGTTCTGCGTCCTGGTGGGCGACTGCACCTGGTCGACATCGGCGGTGATATGACCCCCGCCGATGGCTTTGCCGCACGAATGTACCTGCGCAATTCGCGGCTTGCAGACAACCTTGGTAGCTGTATCTCTCGACTACTCGAAACTGCTGGACTCCACTGCGCCGCAATCGAATCCATACGCCACCGCGTCGTCGGTCGACTCACATTCTACCGCGCGGACAATACCGCCTGA
- a CDS encoding YbaB/EbfC family nucleoid-associated protein — MDPWRRENLCSVNTNLRNQVDCLLDALEQQRAQAAEVRKELADLRTTAKSTDRLVAVTVDADGALVDLRITAAGIRKTPDVLQRSIIEAAQAATARAKKQSAAMIRPISSATAEIPGLIPDAPGIQDSYGHRDT, encoded by the coding sequence GTGGATCCGTGGCGACGAGAGAACTTGTGCTCGGTCAACACCAACCTCCGAAATCAGGTCGACTGCCTGCTAGACGCGTTGGAACAGCAGAGAGCGCAGGCAGCCGAGGTTCGCAAAGAACTGGCGGATCTACGGACAACCGCGAAATCTACAGACCGACTCGTAGCAGTAACAGTCGACGCCGACGGCGCGCTCGTCGACCTACGCATTACGGCCGCAGGAATACGAAAGACACCAGACGTCCTGCAGCGTTCGATCATCGAAGCGGCGCAGGCAGCGACCGCGCGCGCGAAAAAACAAAGCGCGGCGATGATACGCCCGATCAGTAGCGCGACAGCCGAGATACCGGGCCTCATCCCGGATGCCCCAGGCATCCAGGACAGCTACGGTCACCGTGACACTTAG
- a CDS encoding AraC family transcriptional regulator: MFFDPAVLGDDTSAPWFAHPLLFPFQHRQSGGLLRLELPTECRPRWDVTIAAIDTELTRQDSGYRQAVAAHLTLLLVDIARLAADVVTDPRRGAEPLLVEVYDLIEARFRQPFSLRDIADMVGMTPGYLTSVVRDRTGRTVQQWIIDRRMTEARRLLIDTDLPIAEIARRVGIPDPGYFTRLFRRENHASPRAWRSMSE; the protein is encoded by the coding sequence GTGTTCTTCGACCCCGCCGTACTCGGCGACGATACGAGCGCCCCTTGGTTTGCTCACCCGCTGTTGTTTCCCTTCCAGCACCGGCAATCCGGCGGCTTGCTGCGGCTCGAACTCCCCACCGAATGTCGGCCGCGGTGGGATGTCACGATCGCGGCGATCGACACCGAGTTGACACGACAGGACAGCGGCTACCGACAGGCGGTTGCCGCACACCTCACGCTGCTGTTGGTCGATATCGCGCGGTTGGCTGCCGATGTGGTCACCGACCCACGCCGTGGTGCCGAACCCTTGCTTGTCGAGGTGTACGACCTCATCGAGGCGCGCTTCCGGCAACCATTTTCGCTGCGCGATATCGCAGATATGGTTGGTATGACGCCGGGGTACCTGACCAGTGTCGTCCGCGACCGCACGGGACGTACGGTCCAGCAGTGGATCATCGACCGGAGAATGACCGAGGCCCGTCGCTTGTTGATCGACACCGACCTGCCAATCGCCGAAATAGCCCGCCGTGTCGGTATTCCCGACCCGGGCTACTTCACCAGGCTATTCCGTCGCGAGAACCACGCCTCGCCGCGGGCGTGGCGATCGATGTCCGAATGA
- a CDS encoding AAA family ATPase, which translates to MKWVGLATVPRADVDALGNPPTAANNFVGRGPELTRIISLLLGSARLITLIGPGGIGKTRLAGEAIRRYQRAKNDPVYWVRLARMPRDSSRGSIEEEVAQSVLDGDFSARSTFDALVARFMTAHAGSAPETVLVMDNCEHVLAGAGELIADLLAAVPTLTILATSRAAVGWVDEYAVVVPPLTRLESIALFRQRADLVGQGIIEDGQISMVTSICHHLHHHPLYVRLAAARLLRQPLPMILHELSGKADDKRMWWANGPRVGTDPRHRAVGDVIAWSYDLCDDRERLLLERMSVFVAGYDVNPEEGRDNISEVGVDISAVRSICADDETLGSDDIERTLERLVDQSLVIAHIGTNEVRYSLLESIRLFAQRKLRERSVDDADENARLAERHLQYYHQRVLEARATWFSPAERALLDWSRAEWDNILTAIEFSLTARGHAATGLEICSGLIALRAPFHKGSIRITRQWTERSLAAARTTSRCPADLEIDALAQLVMLTLCQGQHGAAGRFLEDCIAICLPSNHSGGPWRDTAETDIGLPAPAEFAWGAELMLTHRDPRAIAVLQRARRKYDESGDTGGSATSDLFAAVAAALLGTAQQAFDNAQRIRDRSTKSGALWTKSWAEMVWALALTMHGRPEEALEFVRNALEYQVSSGDQWGALWAVEFRIWSLAHMISDMKHDPDCPTDRLRSLAAEAALLMGGTRTLRARLGIGLGLRLEANELGLFGHETLKAIESALQVLGREQFNAAVARGTKLRPDHAEVQRLVLGTLQATHSASTQTTTEPPRWASLSAAEREVAILAAAGWTNSSVAARRGSSIKTVDAQVAAILRKLEITARGDIVRQVPQERLEQVRIEAARRPGRQRRSS; encoded by the coding sequence ATGAAATGGGTAGGGTTGGCTACTGTGCCGAGAGCTGATGTAGATGCACTGGGTAATCCCCCGACTGCCGCGAACAATTTCGTAGGTCGCGGGCCCGAGTTGACACGAATCATTTCTCTCCTACTCGGCTCCGCACGCCTCATCACGCTGATCGGTCCCGGCGGCATCGGTAAGACTCGACTGGCCGGCGAAGCGATCCGCCGATACCAGAGGGCGAAGAACGACCCGGTTTACTGGGTGCGGCTGGCACGTATGCCACGAGACTCGAGCCGGGGATCCATCGAAGAAGAGGTCGCACAGTCGGTATTGGACGGCGATTTCTCTGCGCGGTCGACATTCGATGCGTTGGTCGCACGATTCATGACCGCCCATGCCGGCAGCGCACCGGAAACGGTCCTCGTGATGGACAACTGCGAACACGTCCTAGCCGGCGCGGGTGAACTCATCGCGGACCTCTTGGCGGCCGTGCCAACGTTGACGATCTTGGCGACGAGTAGAGCGGCTGTAGGCTGGGTCGACGAATATGCGGTAGTCGTGCCTCCACTCACCCGGCTCGAGTCCATCGCGCTGTTTCGACAACGCGCCGACCTCGTCGGCCAAGGCATCATCGAGGATGGGCAGATCTCGATGGTGACCTCGATCTGTCATCATCTTCATCACCACCCGCTGTACGTGCGCCTGGCCGCCGCGCGACTGCTGCGGCAGCCGCTCCCGATGATCTTGCACGAGCTGAGCGGCAAGGCGGACGACAAGCGAATGTGGTGGGCAAATGGTCCGCGAGTGGGCACCGATCCGCGCCATCGAGCTGTCGGCGATGTCATCGCCTGGTCCTACGATCTCTGCGATGACCGAGAGCGGCTGTTGCTGGAGCGGATGTCGGTATTCGTCGCCGGATACGACGTGAATCCCGAGGAAGGGCGAGACAACATTTCTGAGGTCGGCGTTGACATCTCGGCTGTACGGTCGATCTGCGCCGACGACGAGACCTTGGGTTCAGACGATATCGAACGGACGCTGGAGCGACTTGTCGATCAGTCGCTCGTCATCGCTCATATCGGCACAAACGAAGTTCGATACTCGCTATTGGAGAGCATCCGGCTCTTCGCGCAACGGAAGCTTCGCGAACGGTCGGTCGATGACGCAGACGAGAACGCACGACTGGCCGAACGACACCTGCAGTACTACCACCAGCGTGTGCTAGAGGCTCGAGCCACCTGGTTCAGCCCAGCCGAACGTGCGCTGTTGGACTGGTCCAGAGCCGAGTGGGACAACATTCTGACCGCGATAGAGTTCAGCCTCACCGCGCGCGGACATGCAGCGACGGGGCTGGAGATATGCAGCGGGCTGATCGCGCTTCGTGCGCCCTTCCACAAAGGGTCCATCCGTATCACCCGACAGTGGACCGAACGCAGTTTGGCAGCAGCCCGGACAACATCGCGATGCCCAGCCGACCTCGAAATAGATGCGTTGGCGCAACTTGTGATGCTCACACTGTGCCAAGGCCAGCACGGTGCGGCAGGGCGATTTCTCGAAGACTGCATCGCAATTTGCCTACCGTCGAATCACTCCGGAGGTCCGTGGCGTGATACCGCCGAGACCGATATCGGCCTGCCGGCACCCGCGGAGTTCGCGTGGGGCGCGGAGCTCATGCTGACCCACCGGGATCCGCGCGCGATAGCAGTTCTGCAGCGGGCACGACGAAAATATGACGAATCAGGTGATACCGGCGGCTCCGCAACGAGCGATCTATTCGCCGCAGTAGCTGCCGCCTTGCTTGGGACAGCGCAGCAGGCCTTCGATAACGCTCAAAGAATTCGTGATCGCTCTACGAAATCTGGCGCGCTGTGGACGAAATCCTGGGCTGAGATGGTCTGGGCACTGGCGTTGACCATGCATGGTCGACCCGAGGAGGCACTCGAATTCGTACGCAATGCACTCGAATACCAGGTATCCAGTGGCGATCAATGGGGTGCGCTCTGGGCCGTAGAATTCAGAATATGGTCGCTCGCGCACATGATTTCCGATATGAAGCACGATCCCGACTGTCCGACCGACCGACTCCGATCCCTCGCCGCGGAGGCCGCGCTGCTGATGGGCGGTACTCGTACCCTCCGGGCTCGACTCGGAATCGGCCTTGGACTCCGACTCGAAGCCAACGAGTTGGGACTGTTCGGACATGAAACGCTCAAGGCCATCGAGTCCGCGCTGCAAGTACTCGGACGTGAGCAATTCAATGCGGCCGTGGCTCGCGGTACAAAGCTGCGACCGGATCACGCCGAGGTACAGCGACTGGTCCTCGGCACACTGCAAGCCACACACTCAGCCTCCACGCAAACGACCACCGAGCCACCCCGGTGGGCCAGCCTGTCAGCCGCCGAGCGCGAGGTGGCCATCTTGGCCGCAGCGGGTTGGACCAACAGCAGCGTCGCAGCTCGCCGCGGCAGCTCCATCAAGACCGTCGACGCTCAAGTCGCGGCGATACTCCGCAAACTGGAAATCACCGCCCGTGGCGACATCGTTCGCCAGGTACCCCAGGAAAGACTCGAGCAGGTGCGCATCGAGGCGGCGCGTCGGCCCGGGCGCCAGCGCAGAAGTTCATAG
- a CDS encoding CGNR zinc finger domain-containing protein, which produces MRRSRAAAPELSALEPGLSGFEQVTSRAPHLRAMVASAVRGDHGAAADILNSLMEQAGITVRVHNTVQGWTLEADAPVSAAECLLSIAQLVAADGWRRVKICDVHSCPAVFIDRTNGNNRRYCDSHRRKAGYGVVSPVSPD; this is translated from the coding sequence ATGAGAAGATCGCGTGCGGCCGCGCCGGAGTTGTCGGCGTTGGAGCCTGGCCTGTCAGGCTTCGAACAGGTGACGTCCCGAGCACCTCATCTGCGAGCGATGGTGGCGTCGGCTGTTCGAGGCGATCACGGCGCGGCGGCCGACATACTGAATTCGCTGATGGAACAAGCCGGCATCACCGTGCGCGTACATAACACCGTCCAGGGTTGGACGCTCGAGGCGGATGCTCCGGTGTCGGCCGCGGAGTGCCTGCTGAGCATTGCCCAACTTGTCGCCGCTGATGGCTGGCGGCGCGTCAAGATCTGCGATGTACATTCATGTCCGGCAGTGTTCATTGACCGAACCAACGGCAACAACCGTCGATACTGCGACTCTCATCGTCGCAAGGCTGGGTATGGGGTCGTCTCACCCGTATCGCCGGATTGA
- a CDS encoding acyl-CoA dehydrogenase family protein: protein MLTGHFDLAVGAILALGNDSPYQQECLAELDTGATIGVLMLTELGGTNGADQQTTTRWDPTTETFLLNTPSATAVKIMPNVADATEPKTAIVTARLLIDGQDEGVLPFLLRLRTRDGLADGIEVVRLPDKVSAPMDHAMVRFNDVRLPREALLGGDWARLSPDGRFACVLPPRKRFHRAINVLGNGRLDLANAAVASARAALAGLVNYTRQRRPGSGVLMADRDAVQRDLATALAAVYATSSLGLCLRELRATGTDRDHAVWSMLAKPLLSNTAHQVLMMCRQRAAAQGALRINHIVDWIGNLEAIITAEGENQIMQVTAGKQGERLTALELPHTRETPWYIETLTEREHTIAADVRNGDYRSAGSVLGPDSAAIELATATAERLAATALSTAALNTDDPTAKELTTAAAAAYALERIHARGTWYVAHSRMSPGQAASLTTELNRHHAVLTAHLPTMVAAFDIPRLSGPLFATDYIQAWQDYAGWRAPASTEH from the coding sequence GTGCTCACCGGGCATTTCGATCTGGCGGTCGGTGCCATTCTCGCGCTGGGCAACGACTCTCCTTACCAACAAGAATGCCTTGCCGAACTGGACACCGGAGCCACGATCGGGGTGCTGATGCTGACCGAACTCGGCGGCACCAACGGCGCCGATCAGCAGACCACCACTCGCTGGGATCCCACCACCGAGACCTTCCTGCTCAACACACCATCGGCTACCGCGGTCAAGATCATGCCCAATGTCGCCGACGCCACCGAACCGAAGACCGCGATCGTCACCGCCCGGCTGCTTATCGACGGACAAGACGAGGGCGTGCTGCCGTTCTTGCTCAGGCTGCGCACGCGAGACGGACTGGCTGACGGCATCGAGGTGGTGCGGCTACCGGACAAGGTTTCCGCGCCGATGGACCACGCGATGGTCCGCTTCAACGACGTGCGACTGCCCCGCGAGGCGCTGCTGGGCGGCGACTGGGCTCGGTTGTCCCCGGACGGCCGCTTCGCTTGTGTGCTCCCGCCCCGCAAGAGATTCCACCGCGCGATCAATGTGCTTGGCAACGGTCGTCTGGACCTGGCCAACGCTGCCGTCGCCAGCGCCCGCGCTGCACTGGCCGGTCTGGTCAACTACACCCGCCAACGCCGACCCGGCTCCGGTGTGCTGATGGCCGATCGCGATGCGGTGCAACGAGACCTGGCGACGGCGCTGGCTGCGGTCTACGCCACCAGCAGCTTGGGGCTGTGCCTGCGGGAGCTCCGCGCGACTGGAACCGACCGGGACCATGCGGTGTGGTCGATGCTGGCAAAACCGTTGCTGTCCAACACCGCCCACCAGGTGCTCATGATGTGCAGGCAACGCGCCGCAGCTCAGGGAGCGCTGCGTATCAACCACATCGTCGACTGGATCGGCAACCTCGAGGCCATTATCACCGCAGAAGGGGAAAACCAGATAATGCAGGTCACCGCAGGCAAACAGGGCGAACGACTGACCGCATTGGAACTACCCCATACGCGTGAAACTCCTTGGTACATCGAGACACTCACCGAACGAGAGCACACGATCGCCGCCGACGTACGCAACGGCGACTACCGATCAGCCGGTAGCGTGCTGGGTCCCGACTCGGCCGCCATCGAGTTGGCCACCGCGACCGCCGAACGCCTCGCGGCGACAGCGTTGAGCACGGCCGCGCTGAATACCGACGATCCGACCGCGAAAGAGCTGACGACGGCCGCGGCGGCGGCCTATGCGCTCGAACGCATCCACGCGCGAGGCACCTGGTACGTCGCGCATAGTCGGATGTCGCCAGGACAGGCCGCGAGTCTGACTACCGAACTCAACCGCCACCACGCCGTACTCACCGCGCACCTGCCGACGATGGTTGCCGCATTCGACATACCCCGACTCTCCGGCCCGCTCTTCGCCACCGACTACATCCAGGCGTGGCAGGACTACGCGGGATGGCGCGCTCCGGCAAGCACCGAGCACTGA
- a CDS encoding TSUP family transporter: MDFGVLLLIPLGFVCGVVASTAGSPSLLSFPILLAAGYSPVAANVTNTVGMVMPTTLGGSLGYRDKLKSEREIALGLAVAGGSGGAAGGGLLLLLGERAFEAAIPSLLIGAAVLVLAGPSLVQWVSRTGESIDRPRAAIVVTFFLAIYGGYFGAGVGPLLVSAYVTTLMGGVQRANALKVMVVLSVNLTATMLFVLWGPVDWLAVMALGVASVVGGYLGSRVARRMPDLLLRGAVAASALVAAILQIW, from the coding sequence CGTCGCTGTTGTCGTTTCCGATCCTCCTGGCGGCAGGGTATTCGCCAGTGGCGGCGAATGTCACAAATACTGTAGGGATGGTGATGCCGACGACCCTCGGGGGCAGCCTCGGATATCGAGACAAGCTGAAATCGGAGAGGGAGATTGCACTCGGATTGGCTGTAGCCGGCGGTTCGGGAGGTGCGGCGGGAGGGGGGCTGCTCTTGCTGCTCGGTGAGCGTGCATTCGAGGCGGCGATCCCCTCTCTATTGATTGGTGCGGCGGTACTCGTTCTTGCGGGCCCATCACTGGTTCAATGGGTTTCCAGGACCGGCGAATCGATCGATCGCCCGCGAGCCGCCATCGTAGTGACCTTTTTTCTCGCGATCTATGGTGGCTATTTTGGAGCTGGTGTCGGACCGCTTCTGGTCTCAGCCTATGTCACTACCCTCATGGGCGGTGTGCAGCGCGCGAACGCTCTCAAGGTCATGGTTGTACTCTCAGTTAACCTTACCGCGACAATGCTTTTCGTCCTGTGGGGCCCTGTTGATTGGCTTGCCGTGATGGCCTTGGGCGTCGCTAGCGTCGTCGGGGGCTACCTCGGGTCGCGAGTCGCTAGACGGATGCCCGATCTGCTACTGCGGGGCGCGGTAGCGGCGAGCGCCTTGGTCGCGGCCATTCTCCAGATCTGGTGA
- a CDS encoding uL11 family ribosomal protein: MANNTAEQVRTVTIHLEAGNASIAELGKMLGPTGIPPFEVKKEYDALTAASRGQIIPAVIVFTPDRKWSIRLKTPPTSALIRAALAMTRGSSRPGHEYVAVLTEQQLRDIAERKLPDLNTADIHAAMRIVAGTARSMGVGIE; encoded by the coding sequence ATGGCGAACAACACGGCCGAACAGGTCAGAACCGTGACGATACACCTCGAAGCAGGCAATGCCTCGATAGCTGAACTCGGCAAGATGCTCGGCCCGACCGGTATCCCGCCGTTCGAGGTGAAAAAGGAGTACGACGCGTTGACCGCGGCGAGTCGCGGCCAGATCATTCCGGCGGTGATCGTCTTCACGCCGGACCGGAAGTGGTCGATTCGCTTGAAGACACCGCCCACGTCGGCATTGATTCGCGCGGCGCTCGCAATGACCCGCGGGTCGAGCCGACCGGGACACGAGTATGTCGCGGTGCTCACCGAGCAGCAACTGCGTGATATCGCCGAACGAAAGCTGCCCGACCTGAACACCGCTGACATCCACGCCGCGATGCGGATCGTGGCGGGTACGGCGCGGTCGATGGGCGTTGGTATCGAATGA
- a CDS encoding styrene monooxygenase/indole monooxygenase family protein, which yields MKFSATLDIQNDLGLGFWQDSAPKIRGIDVTVVVEQRAVHAWAQHFVRPAQSVDQRTVFARWLELYARMGGNLIIDELSRENIDDWAAEHELTVVTHGAHDLMECFPSLGRLAPADPVRRTAVLYLSGVRPRASGMGSCFVLPGLGEIVSYTALSGRPGAERACEVLLFEAVPGDSLDVFGVIDAPYERLRRAQAVLEELLPEGISHRYRYAELIDPGATMTGDVIPRRRIPVGVLPSGRLMLGGGDAVRERGLGGAQGVNNAVHCALRYAERILTSAGGVFDRDWMWRTARPCSMEGVVRRSAVEPDRPNSLRQSNCSTLARSRAADTSLIRTSIATPAARRGSRDGIAW from the coding sequence ATGAAGTTCTCGGCCACCCTGGACATCCAGAACGATCTAGGTCTCGGCTTCTGGCAAGATTCCGCGCCGAAGATCCGAGGTATCGACGTGACGGTTGTAGTAGAACAACGCGCTGTGCATGCGTGGGCGCAACATTTCGTCCGACCGGCGCAGAGCGTCGATCAGCGAACCGTGTTCGCGCGCTGGTTAGAACTTTACGCTCGAATGGGTGGAAACCTGATCATCGATGAGCTGAGTCGTGAGAATATAGACGACTGGGCGGCGGAGCACGAATTGACTGTGGTAACTCACGGTGCACACGATTTGATGGAGTGCTTCCCTTCTCTCGGACGTTTGGCTCCTGCTGACCCGGTGCGTCGTACTGCGGTGCTGTACCTCAGCGGTGTCCGGCCGCGTGCCTCGGGCATGGGGAGTTGTTTTGTATTGCCGGGCCTCGGCGAGATTGTTTCCTATACCGCGTTGAGCGGCAGGCCTGGCGCTGAACGCGCCTGCGAGGTACTCCTTTTTGAAGCGGTTCCCGGCGATAGCCTTGACGTTTTCGGGGTCATCGACGCACCCTACGAGCGGTTGCGGCGCGCTCAGGCAGTGCTAGAAGAACTCCTGCCCGAAGGGATCTCGCACCGCTACCGGTACGCCGAATTGATCGATCCCGGCGCCACCATGACCGGTGACGTCATTCCTCGAAGGCGGATTCCGGTCGGTGTGCTGCCTTCCGGTCGGCTGATGCTCGGCGGTGGCGACGCCGTCCGGGAGCGGGGTCTCGGCGGTGCTCAGGGAGTCAACAACGCAGTGCACTGCGCGCTTCGCTATGCGGAACGCATTCTCACCAGCGCAGGTGGTGTGTTCGACCGGGATTGGATGTGGCGGACCGCAAGGCCGTGCTCGATGGAAGGTGTGGTTCGTCGGTCGGCCGTGGAACCCGACCGGCCGAATTCGTTACGGCAGTCGAACTGCTCGACACTCGCAAGATCGCGTGCGGCAGACACATCGCTCATTCGGACATCGATCGCCACGCCCGCGGCGAGGCGTGGTTCTCGCGACGGAATAGCCTGGTGA